Proteins encoded together in one Dermacentor variabilis isolate Ectoservices chromosome 2, ASM5094787v1, whole genome shotgun sequence window:
- the LOC142571666 gene encoding zinc transporter ZIP1-like isoform X2 produces the protein MSAAEVYCTDTGGSLHLVQIKAPQDVVLARGSNSLVHVYQAAVSLVSCFGGGVFLATCLLHLLPEARNQFNKGIVDRWENVPDFPFVEFLCIGGLLLILIIEQVTLFWKEAHSRATFNASSPFGRDTPVANYGSLQQSDSYDDGLVRGVADNTGIEDAEAEEHAMESIHGDPNSHSSLRSIVLVLSLSLHSIFEGIAIGLQPNVQLLLQILVAVSIHKSILAVTLGINLAHSRLGRCSIFTSALTFSLMAPLGMVFAILLMQADTGEAALLNGILQGLACGTFLYVTFFEVLPHEMSHTHNRLPKVLSMVLGVGTITMLLLSLPH, from the exons ATGTCAGCTGCTGAAGTGTACTGCACAGA TACAGGTGGATCTCTCCACCTGGTTCAAATTAAGGCCCCGCAGGACGTGGTGCTCGCTCGCGGCAGCAACTCTCTCGT ACATGTCTATCAGGCAGCAGTCTCGCTTGTGAGCTGCTTTGGTGGTGGCGTTTTTCTTGCTACATGCCTACTTCATCTGCTTCCCGAGGCACGCAACCAGTTTAACAAAGGCATCGTAGACCGTTGGGAAAACGTACCAGACTTCCCATTTGTCGAGTTCCTCTGCATTGGAGGCCTTCTCCTCATTCTTATAATTGAGCAG GTGACGCTTTTCTGGAAGGAAGCTCATTCAAGGGCCACCTTTAATGCCTCGTCTCCATTTGGCCGGGACACGCCTGTGGCGAACTATGGTAGCCTCCAGCAGTCAGACTCGTATGATGACGGACTTGTGCGTGGTGTGGCCGACAACACCGGCATAGAAGATGCAGAGGCAGAGGAGCATGCCATGGAATCCATCCACGGAGACCCCAACTCTCACTCCAGCCTCCGGTCCATAGTGCTTGTGCTGTCCCTCTCACTGCACTCAATCTTTGAAGGAATCGCCATAGGCTTGCAGCCAAATGTACAGCTCCTGCTTCAAATCCTGGTGGCGGTGTCCATACACAAGAGCATCCTAGCTGTTACCCTAGGAATCAACCTGGCACATAGCCGGCTCGGGCGCTGCAGCATTTTCACGAGTGCACTCACTTTTTCACTCATGGCTCCCCTTGGCATGGTGTTTGCCATACTTCTCATGCAAGCGGACACCGGGGAAGCAGCTTTGTTGAATGGCATTCTTCAGGGCTTGGCTTGTGGGACATTCCTCTACGTGACTTTTTTTGAGGTGCTGCCCCATGAAATGAGCCACACGCATAACAGGCTACCAAAGGTGCTCTCTATGGTTTTAGGTGTTGGCACCATCACAATGCTGCTCTTGTCTCTTCCTCACTGA
- the LOC142571666 gene encoding zinc transporter ZIP1-like isoform X3 — MSAAEVYCTEHVYQAAVSLVSCFGGGVFLATCLLHLLPEARNQFNKGIVDRWENVPDFPFVEFLCIGGLLLILIIEQVTLFWKEAHSRATFNASSPFGRDTPVANYGSLQQSDSYDDGLVRGVADNTGIEDAEAEEHAMESIHGDPNSHSSLRSIVLVLSLSLHSIFEGIAIGLQPNVQLLLQILVAVSIHKSILAVTLGINLAHSRLGRCSIFTSALTFSLMAPLGMVFAILLMQADTGEAALLNGILQGLACGTFLYVTFFEVLPHEMSHTHNRLPKVLSMVLGVGTITMLLLSLPH; from the exons ATGTCAGCTGCTGAAGTGTACTGCACAGA ACATGTCTATCAGGCAGCAGTCTCGCTTGTGAGCTGCTTTGGTGGTGGCGTTTTTCTTGCTACATGCCTACTTCATCTGCTTCCCGAGGCACGCAACCAGTTTAACAAAGGCATCGTAGACCGTTGGGAAAACGTACCAGACTTCCCATTTGTCGAGTTCCTCTGCATTGGAGGCCTTCTCCTCATTCTTATAATTGAGCAG GTGACGCTTTTCTGGAAGGAAGCTCATTCAAGGGCCACCTTTAATGCCTCGTCTCCATTTGGCCGGGACACGCCTGTGGCGAACTATGGTAGCCTCCAGCAGTCAGACTCGTATGATGACGGACTTGTGCGTGGTGTGGCCGACAACACCGGCATAGAAGATGCAGAGGCAGAGGAGCATGCCATGGAATCCATCCACGGAGACCCCAACTCTCACTCCAGCCTCCGGTCCATAGTGCTTGTGCTGTCCCTCTCACTGCACTCAATCTTTGAAGGAATCGCCATAGGCTTGCAGCCAAATGTACAGCTCCTGCTTCAAATCCTGGTGGCGGTGTCCATACACAAGAGCATCCTAGCTGTTACCCTAGGAATCAACCTGGCACATAGCCGGCTCGGGCGCTGCAGCATTTTCACGAGTGCACTCACTTTTTCACTCATGGCTCCCCTTGGCATGGTGTTTGCCATACTTCTCATGCAAGCGGACACCGGGGAAGCAGCTTTGTTGAATGGCATTCTTCAGGGCTTGGCTTGTGGGACATTCCTCTACGTGACTTTTTTTGAGGTGCTGCCCCATGAAATGAGCCACACGCATAACAGGCTACCAAAGGTGCTCTCTATGGTTTTAGGTGTTGGCACCATCACAATGCTGCTCTTGTCTCTTCCTCACTGA
- the LOC142571666 gene encoding zinc transporter ZIP1-like isoform X1 has translation MELRPLKYIIVFVFFIFSATLVFLPLSLSHRIRHVRDPRRRHVYQAAVSLVSCFGGGVFLATCLLHLLPEARNQFNKGIVDRWENVPDFPFVEFLCIGGLLLILIIEQVTLFWKEAHSRATFNASSPFGRDTPVANYGSLQQSDSYDDGLVRGVADNTGIEDAEAEEHAMESIHGDPNSHSSLRSIVLVLSLSLHSIFEGIAIGLQPNVQLLLQILVAVSIHKSILAVTLGINLAHSRLGRCSIFTSALTFSLMAPLGMVFAILLMQADTGEAALLNGILQGLACGTFLYVTFFEVLPHEMSHTHNRLPKVLSMVLGVGTITMLLLSLPH, from the exons ATGGAGCTCCGCCCCCTCAAGTATATTATAGTTTTCGTGTTTTTTATCTTCTCGGCGACCCTAGTGTTCCTGCCTCTCAGTCTCTCGCACAGAATTCGTCACGTGAgggacccgaggcggag ACATGTCTATCAGGCAGCAGTCTCGCTTGTGAGCTGCTTTGGTGGTGGCGTTTTTCTTGCTACATGCCTACTTCATCTGCTTCCCGAGGCACGCAACCAGTTTAACAAAGGCATCGTAGACCGTTGGGAAAACGTACCAGACTTCCCATTTGTCGAGTTCCTCTGCATTGGAGGCCTTCTCCTCATTCTTATAATTGAGCAG GTGACGCTTTTCTGGAAGGAAGCTCATTCAAGGGCCACCTTTAATGCCTCGTCTCCATTTGGCCGGGACACGCCTGTGGCGAACTATGGTAGCCTCCAGCAGTCAGACTCGTATGATGACGGACTTGTGCGTGGTGTGGCCGACAACACCGGCATAGAAGATGCAGAGGCAGAGGAGCATGCCATGGAATCCATCCACGGAGACCCCAACTCTCACTCCAGCCTCCGGTCCATAGTGCTTGTGCTGTCCCTCTCACTGCACTCAATCTTTGAAGGAATCGCCATAGGCTTGCAGCCAAATGTACAGCTCCTGCTTCAAATCCTGGTGGCGGTGTCCATACACAAGAGCATCCTAGCTGTTACCCTAGGAATCAACCTGGCACATAGCCGGCTCGGGCGCTGCAGCATTTTCACGAGTGCACTCACTTTTTCACTCATGGCTCCCCTTGGCATGGTGTTTGCCATACTTCTCATGCAAGCGGACACCGGGGAAGCAGCTTTGTTGAATGGCATTCTTCAGGGCTTGGCTTGTGGGACATTCCTCTACGTGACTTTTTTTGAGGTGCTGCCCCATGAAATGAGCCACACGCATAACAGGCTACCAAAGGTGCTCTCTATGGTTTTAGGTGTTGGCACCATCACAATGCTGCTCTTGTCTCTTCCTCACTGA
- the LOC142571666 gene encoding zinc transporter ZIP1-like isoform X4: MELRPLKHVYQAAVSLVSCFGGGVFLATCLLHLLPEARNQFNKGIVDRWENVPDFPFVEFLCIGGLLLILIIEQVTLFWKEAHSRATFNASSPFGRDTPVANYGSLQQSDSYDDGLVRGVADNTGIEDAEAEEHAMESIHGDPNSHSSLRSIVLVLSLSLHSIFEGIAIGLQPNVQLLLQILVAVSIHKSILAVTLGINLAHSRLGRCSIFTSALTFSLMAPLGMVFAILLMQADTGEAALLNGILQGLACGTFLYVTFFEVLPHEMSHTHNRLPKVLSMVLGVGTITMLLLSLPH; this comes from the exons ATGGAGCTCCGCCCCCTCAA ACATGTCTATCAGGCAGCAGTCTCGCTTGTGAGCTGCTTTGGTGGTGGCGTTTTTCTTGCTACATGCCTACTTCATCTGCTTCCCGAGGCACGCAACCAGTTTAACAAAGGCATCGTAGACCGTTGGGAAAACGTACCAGACTTCCCATTTGTCGAGTTCCTCTGCATTGGAGGCCTTCTCCTCATTCTTATAATTGAGCAG GTGACGCTTTTCTGGAAGGAAGCTCATTCAAGGGCCACCTTTAATGCCTCGTCTCCATTTGGCCGGGACACGCCTGTGGCGAACTATGGTAGCCTCCAGCAGTCAGACTCGTATGATGACGGACTTGTGCGTGGTGTGGCCGACAACACCGGCATAGAAGATGCAGAGGCAGAGGAGCATGCCATGGAATCCATCCACGGAGACCCCAACTCTCACTCCAGCCTCCGGTCCATAGTGCTTGTGCTGTCCCTCTCACTGCACTCAATCTTTGAAGGAATCGCCATAGGCTTGCAGCCAAATGTACAGCTCCTGCTTCAAATCCTGGTGGCGGTGTCCATACACAAGAGCATCCTAGCTGTTACCCTAGGAATCAACCTGGCACATAGCCGGCTCGGGCGCTGCAGCATTTTCACGAGTGCACTCACTTTTTCACTCATGGCTCCCCTTGGCATGGTGTTTGCCATACTTCTCATGCAAGCGGACACCGGGGAAGCAGCTTTGTTGAATGGCATTCTTCAGGGCTTGGCTTGTGGGACATTCCTCTACGTGACTTTTTTTGAGGTGCTGCCCCATGAAATGAGCCACACGCATAACAGGCTACCAAAGGTGCTCTCTATGGTTTTAGGTGTTGGCACCATCACAATGCTGCTCTTGTCTCTTCCTCACTGA